A region from the Acyrthosiphon pisum isolate AL4f chromosome A1, pea_aphid_22Mar2018_4r6ur, whole genome shotgun sequence genome encodes:
- the LOC103310274 gene encoding odorant receptor 2a-like, translated as MTTTPRVTELTAPASEDLTIVDNRLFKAICLHQILDPTKGGNRYYRLAFMVVMWVSLSVQIIQLVGLYFAVNDLQRFAFTTTVIFNALLCLSKGYVLVVNADRLRASLEVARYEFTSCGARNQRLVRRSRAVLSTILRTFAVLSWVTCFIWALTPLFAMDEYLQVTNADGTVSRYRVTIYNVWLPVPATVYNETTVWSLVYAVEVIACFVNVFSWLLFDSYVVTMCFTFNAQFRTVSASCTTIGHHSDSFRSPPPHAPEGTNDDNNTFNCYDELINRIKDNQSIIKIYDDFFEILQPAILFQIIGGSYSVITLIFLTSLTYLMGFSIISIPVLKVFFGFLSVTFELFLYCYVFNHIETEKCNMNFGLYSSNWTAMDLKFKKTLLFAMNTNSSHRRVMKVTPMSIINLEMFANVMNMSYSIVSVLLNSRVQK; from the exons ATGACGACGACGCCGAGGGTGACTGAGCTTACTGCACCGGCATCGGAAGACCTGACCATCGTGGATAATAGGCTGTTCAAAGCTATATGTTTACATCAAATACTTGACCCCACCAAAGGTGGTAATCGATATTACAGATTGGCGTTCATGGTGGTCATGTGGGTGTCGCTAAGCGTGCAGATCATACAGTTGGTCGGCCTTTACTTCGCAGTCAACGACCTGCAGCGGTTCGCGTTCACTACTACGGTGATATTCAACGCGTTGCTTTGCCTGTCCAAGGGATACGTATTGGTGGTGAACGCAGACAGGCTGCGCGCCAGCCTGGAAGTGGCCCGGTATGAGTTCACGTCGTGCGGCGCCCGGAACCAGCGCTTAGTGCGCCGGTCCCGGGCCGTGTTGTCCACGATTCTTCGTACGTTCGCCGTACTCAGCTGGGTTACGTGTTTCATCTGGGCGTTGACGCCGCTGTTCGCGATGGACGAATACCTCCAGGTGACGAATGCGGACGGCACCGTCTCCCGTTACCGGGTTACCATATACAACGTGTGGTTACCGGTGCCGGCAACCGTGTACAACGAGACGACCGTCTGGTCGCTCGTCTACGCGGTCGAGGTGATCGCGTGCTTCGTAAACGTGTTCAGTTGGTTGCTGTTCGACAGCTATGTGGTGACAATGTGTTTCACGTTCAACGCTCAGTTCCGCACTGTGTCAGCCAGTTGTACGACCATCGGCCACCACAGTGACTCTTTCCGATCGCCGCCCCCGCACGCCCCCGAGG GTacaaatgatgataataatacatttaattgttaTGATGAACTGATCAACCGCATAAAAGATaatcaaagtataataaa GATatatgatgatttttttgaaattttacaacCTGCCATCTTATTCCAAATAATCGGTGGATCGTATtctgtaataacattaatatttctcACTTCCCTG acgTATCTTATGGGTTTTTCAATTATATCCATACcagttttaaaagtattttttggttttttatcaGTTACTTTTGAACTCTTCTTGTATTGTTATGTATTCAACCACATAGAAACTGAG AAATGTAATATGAATTTTGGATTGTATAGTAGTAACTGGACTGCaatggatttaaaatttaaaaagacatTGTTGTTTGCTATGAACACGAACTCATCTCACAGGCGAGTGATGAAAGTGACACCAATGTCTATCATAAATCTAGAAATGTTCGCCAAT GTGATGAACATGTCATACTCAATAGTGTCTGTACTATTAAATTCAAGAGTCCAGAAATGA